In the Bradyrhizobium guangzhouense genome, one interval contains:
- a CDS encoding ABC transporter ATP-binding protein: MNSATRTNDTVQPAAHLRLVSDRAGDDASGIHLSGVSKTYRTRDGDVPSLRPLDFHINDGEFFVVVGPSGCGKSTLLKLISGLLPPTSGEVLVEGEKVTKPHGNVGIVFQNALLLPWRNILSNVMLPIDMKRLPRDEYLARAKALLKLVGLDGFEKKLPWQLSGGMQQRASICRALVHDPKIMLMDEPFGALDALTRERMNVELMRIQRETRKTVLLITHSIPEAVFLADRVLVMTERPGAIAAIYDVPLPRPRSLDVMADPVFTELVQRIRKHFFSQGTLD; encoded by the coding sequence ATGAACTCAGCAACGCGGACCAACGACACGGTGCAGCCGGCCGCGCATCTCAGGCTGGTGAGCGACCGGGCCGGTGACGATGCCTCGGGCATTCATCTGTCAGGCGTATCGAAGACCTACCGGACGCGCGACGGCGACGTGCCGTCGCTGCGGCCGCTCGACTTCCACATCAATGACGGTGAGTTCTTCGTCGTGGTCGGCCCGTCAGGTTGCGGCAAGTCCACGCTGCTCAAGCTGATCTCCGGCCTGCTGCCGCCGACATCGGGCGAGGTTCTGGTCGAAGGCGAGAAGGTGACCAAGCCGCATGGCAATGTCGGAATCGTGTTCCAGAACGCGCTGCTGCTGCCCTGGCGCAATATCCTCTCCAACGTGATGCTGCCGATCGACATGAAGCGGCTGCCGCGCGACGAATATCTCGCGCGAGCCAAGGCGCTGCTGAAACTGGTCGGGCTCGACGGGTTCGAGAAGAAGCTGCCCTGGCAGCTCTCCGGCGGCATGCAGCAACGCGCCTCGATCTGCCGCGCGCTGGTGCATGATCCCAAGATCATGCTGATGGACGAGCCGTTCGGCGCGCTCGACGCGTTGACGCGCGAACGGATGAATGTCGAGCTGATGCGGATCCAGCGCGAGACCAGGAAAACGGTCCTCTTGATCACGCATTCGATTCCGGAGGCCGTGTTCCTCGCCGACCGCGTGCTCGTGATGACCGAGCGGCCCGGCGCGATCGCCGCGATCTACGACGTGCCGCTGCCACGCCCGCGCTCGCTCGACGTGATGGCCGATCCCGTCTTCACCGAACTGGTGCAGCGCATCCGCAAGCACTTCTTCTCGCAAGGGACGTTGGATTAG
- a CDS encoding ABC transporter substrate-binding protein, translating to MKRWIGAASVALMAFAVSPAQAADKVVLMLNWYVYGEHAPFYYGKAKGIYATEGIDLEIQEGRGSAATTQAVAAKTADFGYVDVPTMMRAAIKGAPVIATGVLLQTSPMSAMGFADKNIRKPEDIKGKTVAITPADSMTQIWPLFLKKTGLKESDFQTVAGDGQTKLNAVINGQADLLLGYVMDQSMKIKDATGKDVYPIKFADYGINMVSSGIIANTDYVKAHADLVRRFMSATTKAVEAAEKEPKAAAQSILDANPKGGKIDTLTQGFELTIPLYRTAETKGKRPFQVTNQNMTDSVNLMVEYGGLDAKAKENPKAFYTNDYLPKSGT from the coding sequence ATGAAGCGGTGGATTGGGGCTGCATCTGTGGCGCTGATGGCGTTTGCGGTTTCGCCGGCGCAGGCGGCCGACAAGGTCGTGCTGATGCTCAACTGGTACGTCTACGGCGAGCACGCGCCGTTCTATTACGGCAAGGCCAAGGGCATCTATGCCACTGAGGGCATCGACCTCGAGATCCAGGAAGGCCGCGGCTCGGCCGCGACCACGCAGGCCGTTGCCGCCAAGACCGCCGATTTCGGCTATGTCGACGTTCCCACCATGATGCGCGCCGCGATCAAGGGCGCGCCCGTGATTGCGACCGGCGTGCTGCTTCAGACCTCGCCGATGTCCGCGATGGGTTTTGCCGACAAGAACATCAGGAAGCCCGAGGACATCAAGGGCAAGACGGTGGCGATCACGCCGGCCGATTCCATGACCCAGATCTGGCCGCTGTTCCTGAAGAAGACCGGCCTGAAGGAGAGCGACTTCCAGACCGTTGCCGGCGATGGTCAGACCAAGCTCAACGCCGTCATCAACGGCCAGGCTGATCTCCTGCTTGGCTACGTCATGGACCAGTCGATGAAGATCAAGGATGCCACCGGCAAGGACGTCTATCCGATCAAGTTCGCCGATTACGGCATCAACATGGTGTCCTCGGGCATCATCGCCAACACCGACTATGTGAAGGCCCATGCCGATCTCGTCCGCCGCTTCATGTCGGCGACGACCAAGGCGGTCGAAGCTGCCGAGAAGGAGCCGAAGGCGGCGGCGCAGTCGATCCTCGATGCAAATCCCAAGGGCGGCAAGATCGATACGCTGACGCAGGGGTTCGAGCTGACCATTCCGCTCTACCGGACCGCCGAGACCAAGGGCAAGCGACCGTTCCAGGTCACCAACCAGAACATGACCGACAGCGTCAACCTCATGGTCGAATATGGCGGGCTCGATGCCAAGGCCAAGGAGAATCCGAAGGCGTTCTACACGAATGACTATTTGCCGAAGAGTGGCACGTGA
- a CDS encoding ABC transporter permease, with product MAEPKPQGALSKLLNAAWVRPFLFLVFIVVAWDLAIRLFRIPAYQIPAPADVVAVLRSDWPELLRQCWPTTYATVCGFLLSALFGIPVAMLIAGSKTVESYVYPLLVFSQSVPKIAIAPLFVVWFGFGIIPKVISAFLLGFFPVVVSAVQGFKSVDPDMVDLARAMQGSRFQVFCAVNLPHALPAIFSGLKVSVTLAVVGAVVGEFVGSNSGIGYVMQRSIGTFDLPTMFAALVILALLGVILFWIVDRIEKLIIPWHVSQREEVIFAT from the coding sequence TTGGCCGAGCCGAAGCCACAGGGTGCGCTGTCCAAGTTGCTGAATGCGGCCTGGGTTCGGCCGTTTTTGTTCCTCGTCTTCATCGTCGTGGCCTGGGATCTCGCGATCCGGCTGTTCAGGATTCCCGCCTATCAGATCCCGGCGCCGGCCGACGTCGTCGCGGTGCTGCGCTCCGACTGGCCGGAACTGCTGCGTCAGTGCTGGCCGACGACCTACGCGACCGTCTGCGGCTTCCTGCTGTCGGCGCTGTTCGGCATTCCCGTGGCGATGCTGATCGCGGGCTCCAAGACGGTGGAGAGCTACGTCTATCCGCTGCTGGTGTTCTCCCAATCCGTGCCGAAGATCGCGATCGCGCCCTTGTTCGTCGTGTGGTTCGGCTTCGGCATCATTCCGAAGGTGATCTCCGCGTTCCTGCTCGGCTTCTTTCCCGTCGTGGTGTCGGCGGTGCAGGGCTTCAAGTCGGTCGACCCTGACATGGTCGATCTTGCGCGGGCCATGCAGGGCAGCCGCTTTCAGGTGTTTTGCGCGGTGAACCTCCCGCACGCGCTGCCGGCGATCTTCTCGGGCCTCAAGGTCTCGGTGACGCTTGCCGTGGTCGGCGCCGTCGTCGGCGAGTTCGTCGGCTCCAATTCCGGCATCGGCTACGTGATGCAGCGCTCGATCGGCACGTTCGACCTGCCGACGATGTTTGCGGCGCTCGTGATCCTGGCGCTGCTCGGCGTCATCCTGTTCTGGATCGTCGACCGGATCGAGAAGCTGATCATTCCCTGGCACGTCAGCCAGCGCGAAGAGGTGATCTTCGCAACTTAA
- a CDS encoding TetR/AcrR family transcriptional regulator: MRLRILEAAKQEFSAHGLAGARVDRIAAKAGANKRMLYYHVGNKDDLYLAVLEGAYDKIRSEERGLDLEHLDPPEAIRRLIEFTWGYFLRNPEFLSLLQTENLARAKHLKRSTKVKSMHSPFVEMIRTVVRRGVESGDFQVAVDPVQLYISIAALSFFYLSNSATLGVIFGRDLLAKDAKDERLAHMVGLVLAALTGKSVALFEIAKAPKSRGAVAQTV, translated from the coding sequence ATGCGGCTGCGCATTCTCGAGGCGGCCAAGCAGGAGTTTTCCGCTCACGGCCTCGCCGGCGCGCGGGTCGACCGCATCGCCGCCAAGGCCGGCGCCAACAAGCGCATGCTGTATTATCACGTCGGCAACAAGGACGACCTTTACCTCGCGGTGCTGGAAGGCGCCTACGACAAGATCCGCAGCGAAGAGCGCGGGCTCGATCTCGAGCATCTCGATCCGCCCGAGGCCATCAGGCGGCTGATCGAGTTCACCTGGGGCTATTTCCTGCGCAATCCGGAATTCCTGTCGCTGCTCCAGACCGAGAACCTCGCGCGCGCCAAGCACCTGAAGCGCTCGACCAAGGTCAAGTCGATGCATTCGCCCTTCGTCGAGATGATCCGCACCGTGGTGCGGCGCGGCGTCGAGTCCGGCGATTTCCAGGTCGCGGTCGATCCGGTGCAGCTCTACATCTCGATCGCAGCGCTCAGCTTCTTCTATCTCTCCAACTCCGCGACGCTCGGCGTGATCTTCGGCCGCGACCTGCTGGCCAAGGACGCGAAGGATGAGCGCCTCGCCCACATGGTCGGCCTCGTGCTGGCCGCGCTGACGGGAAAGTCGGTGGCGCTGTTCGAGATCGCGAAAGCGCCGAAGTCGCGCGGCGCGGTGGCGCAGACGGTGTAG
- a CDS encoding VOC family protein, with protein sequence MITGLDHIVVLVKDIGAAKAAYQTLLARAPAWQNSGEGADRVLFTLDNMTIELMAPSGFTATADRMRALLDDQEGVLASLCFRVADIGKMHRRLDRVALNPDPVAEVESSDDVSGATLHWKRTRAATELTRGVRMFFLELAEERPKSVVTDIAPIDGLDHVVITSEDSDRAAALYGARLGLDLALDRSHHDWGQLMFFRCGDLIVEVVRRPVAGGDIRHDRLWGLSWRVADIDATRARLIAAGLDVSEVRNGRKPGTRIMTVRSGTCGIQTVLLERSPKPVE encoded by the coding sequence ATGATCACCGGCCTCGATCATATCGTTGTTCTGGTCAAGGATATCGGCGCGGCCAAGGCGGCCTATCAGACGCTGCTCGCCCGCGCGCCAGCCTGGCAGAATTCCGGCGAGGGCGCCGACCGCGTGCTGTTCACCCTCGACAACATGACCATCGAATTGATGGCGCCGAGCGGCTTCACCGCGACCGCGGACCGGATGCGTGCGCTGCTCGACGATCAGGAGGGCGTGCTCGCCAGCCTGTGCTTTCGTGTCGCCGACATCGGCAAGATGCATCGGCGCCTGGACCGGGTGGCGCTGAATCCGGATCCCGTCGCGGAGGTCGAGAGCAGCGACGATGTATCGGGTGCGACGCTGCACTGGAAGCGCACGCGGGCGGCAACCGAGCTGACGCGCGGCGTGCGCATGTTCTTCCTCGAGCTTGCCGAGGAGCGCCCGAAGTCGGTGGTGACAGATATCGCGCCGATCGACGGGCTCGATCACGTCGTCATCACGTCGGAGGATTCCGATCGCGCCGCCGCGCTCTACGGCGCGCGGCTCGGGCTCGATCTCGCGCTCGACCGCTCCCACCATGATTGGGGCCAGCTGATGTTCTTCCGCTGCGGCGATCTGATCGTCGAGGTGGTGCGCCGTCCCGTCGCGGGCGGGGATATCAGGCATGACCGGCTCTGGGGCCTGAGTTGGCGCGTCGCCGACATCGACGCCACCCGCGCCCGCCTGATCGCTGCGGGCCTCGACGTCAGCGAAGTGCGCAACGGCCGAAAGCCGGGCACACGCATCATGACGGTGCGCAGCGGCACCTGCGGGATCCAGACCGTGCTGCTGGAGCGCTCGCCGAAGCCGGTGGAGTGA
- a CDS encoding sugar kinase, translated as MQALFIGQTYIDVVFITDHMPTGDEKHVASDYAVSFGGNAVTAAFCCAKLGIVPDLIATAANDWLGRMFQDMCAKYAISLHGRKVNQSSLSFIMPKDGKRAIVRCRDDEHIHPFPMLNLGGCRALHVDGHQPDAAIHYAKVCREAGILTSLDGGGLRTNTHELLEFIDVAIVAERLCEQMDLTPEKMLDYLKSRGCKIGGVTMGEKGLLWYDETGTVQVMPAMPIPRERVIDTNGAGDVFHGAYVYSYLAHPGKSWREHFDFARAASTFKIQRLGNEAGLPTLVDIAKVRHEFEVRV; from the coding sequence ATGCAGGCTCTCTTTATCGGACAGACCTATATCGACGTCGTCTTCATCACCGACCACATGCCGACCGGCGACGAAAAGCACGTGGCCTCGGACTACGCGGTTTCCTTCGGCGGCAACGCGGTGACGGCGGCGTTCTGCTGCGCCAAGCTCGGCATCGTGCCCGACCTGATCGCTACCGCGGCGAACGACTGGCTCGGGCGCATGTTCCAGGACATGTGCGCGAAATACGCGATCTCGCTGCACGGGCGGAAGGTGAACCAGTCCTCGCTGTCCTTCATCATGCCCAAGGACGGCAAGCGCGCCATCGTCCGTTGCCGCGACGACGAGCACATCCACCCCTTCCCGATGCTCAATCTCGGCGGCTGCCGTGCGCTGCATGTCGACGGCCACCAGCCCGATGCCGCGATCCACTATGCCAAGGTTTGCCGCGAGGCGGGCATCTTGACCTCGCTCGACGGCGGCGGCCTGCGCACCAACACGCATGAGCTGCTGGAATTCATCGACGTCGCGATCGTCGCCGAGCGTCTGTGCGAGCAAATGGACCTGACGCCGGAGAAGATGCTCGATTACCTCAAGAGCCGCGGCTGCAAGATCGGCGGCGTCACCATGGGCGAGAAGGGGCTGCTCTGGTACGACGAAACCGGGACGGTGCAGGTGATGCCGGCGATGCCGATTCCGCGCGAGCGCGTGATCGACACCAATGGCGCAGGTGACGTCTTCCACGGCGCCTATGTCTATTCCTACCTGGCGCATCCCGGCAAAAGCTGGCGCGAGCATTTTGACTTTGCCAGGGCCGCCTCGACCTTCAAGATCCAACGCCTCGGCAACGAGGCCGGCCTGCCGACCCTTGTCGACATCGCGAAAGTCAGGCACGAGTTCGAAGTTCGAGTCTAA
- the rbsK gene encoding ribokinase, protein MGRVFVAGSINMDVVATADRHPKVGETVAGREVLYFPGGKGANQAVAAARLGAKTTLIGRLGKDAFGAELRTFLGAQGVDLGSVREADTHSGTAIITVAASDNTIVVVPGSNALVSAEDVADAPLAKGDVAVSQFEIPLPTIAAFFQRARSAGATTLLNPAPAQKMSSELLALVDILVLNETELGFLAGVELTDSDEAARIIGVARQLRARADQTICVTLGKRGVLALAASEEFAVPGRAVKAVDTTGAGDCFVGALASQLADGVPLRGALAFANAAASISVQRMGAGPSMPTAAEVSAVLGAG, encoded by the coding sequence ATGGGGCGCGTCTTCGTTGCCGGCAGCATCAACATGGATGTGGTGGCGACCGCGGATCGCCATCCCAAGGTCGGCGAGACCGTGGCGGGCCGCGAGGTGCTGTATTTTCCCGGCGGCAAAGGCGCGAACCAGGCGGTCGCCGCAGCGCGGCTCGGTGCAAAGACCACGCTGATCGGGCGGCTCGGCAAGGATGCGTTCGGTGCCGAGCTTCGGACGTTCCTCGGTGCGCAGGGCGTCGATCTCGGCTCGGTGCGCGAGGCCGACACGCATAGCGGCACCGCGATCATCACGGTCGCGGCCTCCGACAACACCATTGTCGTCGTTCCCGGCAGCAACGCGCTGGTCAGCGCCGAGGATGTCGCGGACGCGCCGCTTGCGAAGGGCGATGTCGCCGTCAGCCAGTTCGAGATTCCGCTGCCGACGATTGCCGCGTTCTTCCAGCGGGCGCGATCGGCCGGGGCGACGACGCTGCTCAATCCGGCACCGGCGCAGAAGATGTCGAGCGAGCTGCTCGCGCTGGTCGACATTCTCGTGCTGAACGAGACCGAGCTCGGCTTTCTCGCCGGCGTGGAGCTCACCGACAGCGACGAGGCAGCAAGGATCATCGGCGTCGCGCGACAACTTCGGGCGCGCGCGGACCAGACCATCTGCGTCACGCTGGGAAAACGCGGCGTGCTCGCGCTCGCGGCCAGCGAGGAATTTGCGGTGCCGGGGCGCGCCGTGAAGGCGGTCGACACCACCGGTGCCGGCGATTGCTTCGTCGGCGCGCTAGCCTCGCAGCTTGCCGATGGCGTGCCGCTGCGCGGCGCCCTCGCCTTCGCCAACGCCGCCGCTTCGATCAGCGTGCAGCGCATGGGCGCCGGGCCGTCGATGCCGACGGCCGCGGAGGTTAGCGCGGTGCTCGGCGCCGGCTGA
- a CDS encoding NAD(P)/FAD-dependent oxidoreductase: MTDGPVIIVGAGHGGYQVAASLRQAGFSNRICLINDEAHLPYQRPPLSKAYIKGSSGPESLMFRPEKFYQDQKIELIAGRAVSIDRASRKLLLASSETLPYGHLVLATGARNRLLDLPNANLPDVKYLRILDESEALRKIMPSKTRVVVIGAGFIGLEFAATARIKGLEVDVLELAPRVMARAVTAQVSEYFQSRHREAGIRIHLGVQATSIEAENGKVTGVSLSDGRHLPADLVVVGVGVLPNIELAAEAGLPVAAGIIVDEYLSTADPDVSAIGDCALFASPRFGGSLRLESVQNATDHARCLAARLTGDRKPYDGHPWFWSDQGDDKLQIAGLTTGYDRVVLRGDPARKAFSAFCYHGDRLLGIESINRAGDHMFGRRLQAMDRQITPEQAADESFDLKSALA; this comes from the coding sequence ATGACTGATGGTCCAGTGATCATTGTCGGTGCCGGCCATGGCGGCTACCAGGTCGCGGCATCGCTGCGGCAGGCGGGCTTTTCGAATCGCATTTGTCTGATCAATGACGAGGCGCATCTGCCCTATCAGCGGCCGCCGCTGTCCAAGGCCTACATCAAGGGTTCGTCCGGGCCCGAGAGCCTGATGTTCCGCCCCGAAAAATTCTACCAGGACCAGAAGATCGAGCTGATCGCGGGCCGTGCCGTGTCGATCGACCGGGCCTCGCGAAAACTGCTGCTCGCATCTAGCGAGACGCTGCCTTACGGCCATCTCGTGCTGGCGACCGGCGCGCGCAACCGGCTGCTCGATCTGCCGAACGCCAATCTGCCCGATGTGAAATACCTCCGCATCCTCGACGAGAGCGAAGCGCTGCGAAAGATCATGCCGTCGAAGACGCGGGTCGTGGTGATCGGCGCCGGCTTCATCGGTCTCGAATTCGCCGCCACCGCGCGGATCAAGGGCCTGGAGGTCGACGTGCTCGAGCTCGCCCCGCGCGTGATGGCGCGTGCGGTGACGGCGCAGGTCTCGGAGTATTTCCAGTCGCGGCATCGCGAGGCCGGCATCCGCATTCATCTCGGTGTGCAGGCGACCTCGATCGAGGCCGAGAACGGCAAGGTCACCGGCGTCAGTCTCAGCGACGGCCGGCATCTGCCCGCCGACCTCGTCGTGGTCGGCGTCGGCGTGCTGCCGAATATCGAGCTCGCGGCCGAGGCGGGGCTGCCGGTCGCCGCCGGCATCATCGTCGACGAATATCTGTCGACGGCCGATCCAGACGTGTCAGCGATCGGCGATTGCGCGCTGTTCGCCAGCCCGCGCTTCGGCGGTTCGCTGCGGCTGGAATCGGTGCAGAACGCCACGGATCACGCCCGCTGTCTCGCGGCGCGGCTCACCGGCGACAGAAAGCCCTACGACGGCCATCCCTGGTTCTGGAGCGACCAGGGCGACGACAAGCTCCAGATCGCAGGCCTCACCACCGGCTATGACCGCGTCGTGCTGCGCGGCGATCCCGCCAGGAAGGCGTTCTCCGCGTTCTGCTACCACGGCGACAGGCTGCTCGGCATCGAATCGATCAACCGTGCCGGCGATCACATGTTCGGCCGAAGGTTGCAGGCGATGGACCGTCAGATCACGCCGGAGCAGGCGGCCGATGAAAGTTTTGACTTGAAGAGCGCGCTGGCCTGA
- a CDS encoding enoyl-CoA hydratase/isomerase family protein has translation MPAPVSKPDDPALLRIDGAIATITLNRPAAFNSVNLAIAQKLEQLASYIEGDDAIKVVVIEGEGRAFSAGGDLQTIGAAAEANNVTPVVGELLKHYHAFIEIIRRMPKISLSSVHGSAAGAGMGLAFVTDLCIAADDAKFTPAYAKIGVSPDGGSTVGIVGTVGSRRALQIFLAEDNFTAQQAYEWGLVVKTVPATELKAATRQLAERLAQNPPAAISGTKSLVYAAATTPVKQQLDAEEHKIIMAMNTEEFRLAVKKFTSKGK, from the coding sequence ATGCCAGCTCCCGTCTCAAAACCCGACGATCCCGCGCTGCTGCGGATCGACGGTGCGATCGCGACCATCACGCTCAACCGCCCCGCCGCTTTCAACTCGGTCAACCTCGCCATCGCTCAGAAGCTCGAGCAGCTCGCGTCCTACATCGAGGGCGATGACGCCATCAAGGTCGTGGTGATCGAGGGCGAAGGGCGCGCCTTCTCGGCCGGCGGAGATCTGCAGACGATTGGTGCAGCGGCCGAGGCCAACAATGTGACGCCGGTCGTCGGCGAGCTGCTCAAGCACTATCATGCCTTCATCGAGATCATCAGGCGGATGCCGAAGATCTCGCTGTCGAGCGTGCACGGCTCGGCCGCCGGCGCCGGCATGGGCCTCGCCTTCGTCACCGATCTCTGCATCGCAGCTGACGATGCCAAGTTCACGCCCGCCTATGCCAAGATCGGCGTGTCGCCGGACGGCGGCTCGACGGTCGGGATCGTCGGCACCGTCGGCTCGCGCCGCGCGCTGCAGATCTTCCTGGCCGAGGACAATTTTACCGCGCAGCAGGCCTATGAATGGGGCCTCGTGGTCAAGACGGTGCCGGCGACCGAGCTGAAAGCCGCGACGCGGCAGCTCGCCGAGCGGCTGGCGCAGAATCCGCCCGCGGCGATATCGGGCACCAAATCGCTGGTCTACGCGGCAGCCACCACGCCCGTGAAGCAGCAGCTCGACGCCGAGGAGCACAAGATCATCATGGCCATGAACACGGAGGAGTTTCGCCTCGCCGTGAAGAAGTTCACGAGCAAGGGCAAGTGA
- a CDS encoding TRAP transporter large permease has product MSAPVVLALMSICFLSFGYLGVPVPFSLMAGVFIGAVLSDVSLAAIIQKIFDGVDSEALLAIPFFLLVGELMSSANVVVRIANLSVSLVGHIRGGLSQVVVVFSMFFSEMSGSTTADVAVMSRALGGPMKREGYEPAFIAAIIASASTIAALVPPSITAVVYGAVGNVSIAGLFMAGVVPGLMIGFGLMIYCYFFGPSGLRKPRAPLRQVVFAAGDAALPLMIPVILLGGILTGWFTPTEAGVVAVVWIILVVIPALNRGHFRKIPYDFCLAGLIFSLPLITIGAANAFGWMLAYLRGASYIADMITSIAGNDPHLIMLLMVLLFTVVGDFIEPVPTIIIFMPLVNALTEAGDINGVHMGVVLIATLAFGLITPPYGLVLLMASKFVGVSFAKALRAALPIYVVFFATIAFAIYFPSVVLWLPQKVLPESVGCFKSPAGTGYICPR; this is encoded by the coding sequence GTGAGCGCACCCGTCGTCCTGGCGTTGATGTCGATCTGCTTCCTGTCGTTCGGCTATCTCGGCGTACCCGTGCCGTTCTCGCTGATGGCGGGCGTCTTCATCGGCGCTGTCCTGTCCGACGTCTCGCTCGCCGCCATCATCCAGAAGATCTTTGACGGCGTCGATTCCGAGGCGCTGCTGGCGATCCCGTTCTTCCTCTTGGTCGGCGAGCTCATGAGCTCGGCCAATGTGGTGGTGCGAATAGCCAATCTCTCGGTGTCGCTGGTCGGGCATATCAGGGGCGGCCTGTCGCAGGTCGTGGTCGTCTTCAGCATGTTCTTCTCGGAAATGTCCGGCTCGACCACCGCCGACGTCGCCGTGATGAGCCGCGCGCTCGGCGGCCCGATGAAGCGCGAGGGCTACGAGCCCGCCTTCATCGCCGCGATCATTGCGTCCGCCTCGACCATTGCCGCGCTGGTGCCGCCGAGCATCACGGCGGTGGTCTACGGCGCGGTCGGCAACGTCTCGATCGCCGGGCTGTTCATGGCCGGTGTCGTGCCCGGCCTGATGATCGGCTTCGGGCTGATGATCTATTGCTACTTCTTCGGCCCCTCGGGCCTGCGCAAGCCGCGCGCGCCGCTGCGGCAGGTGGTGTTCGCCGCCGGCGATGCGGCCCTGCCGCTGATGATCCCCGTGATCCTGTTGGGGGGCATTTTGACCGGCTGGTTCACGCCGACGGAGGCCGGCGTCGTCGCCGTGGTCTGGATCATCCTGGTCGTGATCCCCGCGCTCAATCGCGGGCATTTCAGGAAGATCCCGTACGATTTCTGCCTCGCGGGGCTCATCTTCTCGCTTCCGCTGATCACGATCGGCGCCGCCAACGCCTTCGGCTGGATGCTCGCCTATTTGCGCGGCGCGAGCTACATCGCGGACATGATCACCTCGATCGCCGGCAACGATCCGCATCTGATCATGCTGCTGATGGTGCTGCTGTTCACCGTGGTCGGCGATTTCATCGAGCCGGTGCCCACCATCATCATCTTCATGCCGCTGGTCAATGCGCTGACGGAAGCCGGCGACATCAATGGCGTGCACATGGGCGTGGTGCTGATCGCAACGCTCGCCTTCGGCCTGATCACGCCGCCTTATGGCCTGGTGCTGCTGATGGCGTCGAAATTCGTCGGCGTCAGTTTTGCGAAAGCGCTGCGCGCGGCGCTGCCGATCTATGTCGTGTTCTTCGCCACCATCGCGTTCGCGATCTATTTCCCGAGCGTGGTGCTGTGGCTGCCGCAGAAGGTGTTGCCGGAATCGGTCGGCTGCTTCAAGTCGCCGGCGGGAACGGGTTATATTTGTCCGAGGTAG
- a CDS encoding TRAP transporter small permease produces the protein MAIADRLVLQRQRHLKWRWLDWLELALMILCGVLCFGFSLSVTADIVTRTIGHPWLWLQEVTSTLFIYAIFIGTAAATRRNDHLYLTAISEAMHGVPRIIVEVIIRIIVLGVAFCLVWYGYQNYLRGFGSFRLPSGTPIASLYAIIPLSGVLIGLFTIEQLVNGLRHGFDHPEPPDEDAAPVVTEAQVRAQP, from the coding sequence ATGGCCATCGCCGACAGGCTCGTACTCCAACGTCAGCGCCATCTGAAATGGCGCTGGCTCGACTGGCTCGAGCTCGCGCTGATGATCCTGTGCGGCGTGCTGTGTTTCGGCTTCTCGCTGTCGGTTACCGCCGACATCGTCACCCGGACCATCGGCCATCCCTGGCTATGGCTTCAGGAAGTCACCTCGACGCTGTTCATCTACGCGATCTTCATCGGGACGGCGGCGGCGACGCGTCGCAACGATCACCTCTATCTCACGGCGATCTCCGAGGCGATGCATGGCGTGCCCAGGATCATCGTCGAGGTTATCATTCGCATCATCGTGCTCGGCGTTGCCTTCTGCCTGGTCTGGTACGGCTACCAGAACTATCTTCGCGGCTTCGGCAGCTTCCGCCTGCCGTCGGGCACGCCGATCGCCTCGCTCTACGCGATCATCCCGCTCTCCGGCGTCCTGATCGGCCTGTTCACCATCGAGCAGCTCGTCAACGGCCTGCGCCACGGCTTTGACCATCCGGAGCCGCCTGATGAGGACGCCGCACCTGTCGTGACCGAGGCGCAGGTGAGGGCGCAGCCGTGA